AGAAACTCGATTAAATTTCCACACAATGGTAACAACCTGCTAGGTCAGGGTGTGTTCTGGTAAGCTTAAGCCAGTCCATCTGACTATATCCCTTCTCAAAAGGAACCTTATTACGGGTTGCAGGCTTCCTGGAAGGAGCCTTCAATTCCACTGAAGCCTTAGCTGAACTTCCAGCACCATCTTGTATAGGTTGTTTGGGCCATTGCTGCCCTGCCCCACGAGACGACGCATCAATCACATTAAAGGAGAGAGAGCCTACAGTTTCCTGCTTCTGTGAGGAAGCATTCACTTTCCATATGCTACCACTATTCTCCGTACTACTCCTATCCGCCGTATTCTCACCATCATCTATACGAATCTGACTAACAGCATCAGAAGCTTTCTCAGTTGCAAAACCATCTAGAGGTGGCCCAGCCTAACAACATCCAGTATTAAAATTCTCAGAACCAGGAATCATAGGTATGAGcaaaacacacaaacaacaCATGAAATTCGCAGATTTCGGAACTAAACCGTCAAAATTTCTGAACAAACGAATTAAGCAGTGCTTACAGGACAAAAGGtgaaatcatcatcatcagccaTTGTCCCGATGTAAGATGCCTCTGCACAAAGATTCAATCACAGTGAATTGGGTAACAATTGAACCTAAGCAATAAAGAGTCTCCAGCAGCAAATTGCGAACACCTCACATGATGAAGAAACtccgccccccccccccccccaataaTACTTATCTACAACCCTAGTATTCAACTATCACTCCTTCTGTAAGAATGTATACCTTTAATTGCTgcgttaatttttttttttcgtgaaTACGGAGAATAATTTATCCAGCACGAAAGAaagcaaaaagaaaaaataaaaattcacattCAGAAAAGCGCAAAGAATCAAGGGTGTGGAGGTTCTTGTTGAAGACGATCTTTGCAGTGGGTGGAATATTTAGTCTTAGATGGGGAAAATTCTCTTTTGATGGTCGTTATTTGATaatatgtttatttattttatattttgctgtttacaattttgatttttgaatgtcCCATGGCCAATTTTTTTAAGAGCATCAACGGTAGCACCGTGGCTAGTAGGAAGGCTAGCTAAAAACGTCTTCTGCCACATCACTAAAATTTCCTACAACGTACTACATTATCAAAAACTTCCCATAGTTCAGTAATAGGCTAGTCAATATCCTATCCCTCATGAAAATAACACCAAAAACAACAACAAtgaaatgaagtgaaaaaaaaaacatagaaaaaaataaaatgggaataggatattttagaaaaaataaaaataaataaaaaatcagctAGCCGCTCTCATGCGTTGGTTTTTTGTCCATCGGGCTAGTCCGACGCAATAGCGGACTAGCCGAGTGCCCTAGCCGCACACCCGTGGCTAAGCCGTCGACCGgtccgctattgcggatgctcttatgcatATTTATACATGTGttgtgcattttttttataagtatTTGCTTTATCATATTCAAAATGGAAGCATTTCTTATCTGATAGTACTATAAGAATTTATGTAGTACATTGTACTTCCTCGGTCCTAAAAAATACTTCACAATCAATTAAATTAGCaagaattttaatgtaaaataataaaataagagaaaattttaaaaatatgttagTGGAAAATGTATTCCACCCTATtaaagcatccacaatggatatTGTCCGCCCCCATAGCCCGCCCTAAACCAATCTATAGTCCTACACGTCATTATTTTATAGAGGAACCCAttcacctgcaatggggcgccggCCTATAGCCCGCCCAATATTTTCTAACaagtattttgtaatttttttaatttttttgttttcgaataaaataaaatagcgaAATATGCATAAATCAATATGAAAATCTTCGTTTTATTAAAAGTTGAAAAAGGTACAAATGTGAAATACTAAAAAACTTACGTGACCAAATTTGTTCGATGGGAAGTGAATTGGGAAAAGAGACCGGAAGGCGtgagaaatgaaaataaaatatattgtatttatatagtggaaaataaaacaaaaataaattaaattagaaaatcGTAGTCCGAGCTATAGTCCGGGTGCCCGTAACAGCAGACTATACATAGGGCTAATGTATGGGGCGAGGCTTAGGGCGGTCATCCGCAGTAGCAGACTATAGCCCGGACAATGCATAGTCCGATGTATAATCCGCCCTCATTGtggatgaatttttttttcttaaatagaaattttttatttttaaaggataaacaaaaaggaaagtgtttttatttttaagggacggatgaagtattatattttaaataaaaagagaataaattaaaaaagaggtgttaattattttttaatattttgatattCTATATATGTTGTTGGGACAAATTTGTTGATGGATAAGTTGGAGGCTTGATCCTTTCGGCCATGTGTAGCTTGCATTTAGTGAGGATTCTTAGAATTCTCTCTGTTCCCAACTCTCAAGAATAACAAATAATATTGTGAGTCCTTTAATAGGGTGGAGCAGATAGACTTGAATCAAGATTCGAAAAACCTAATTTTGACCCATAAATCGTGAGTCACCTCAGTCGACTTAGTGGCATGTCATCAATACACCACTCAATTGAGTGATGTGCACTGGGGATGCGACTCCCATTCGCCCGAGTGGCTTATCATTGACATCACACTCGAGCGAGTGAGATTTACTGCAAACACCAAATTTCACTTGGTCGACTGACTTATTGTCAATATTCCACTCGGTCGAATGACATAGTCTTAACATGATTTGGCCTTCTTTATTCCTCTAAACTTTCCCCTTCTCTATATTTTCTCAAGCTACAATGAGATTATTCTACCCACAAGTGAATCTGGGAAAACACTTAAAAATTGCATAAGATCTTAGGAAAAGTtactacaatttgattcacataaCCACGATGATAGTTTTCATTAGGTACCACAAAAATTagaacatttttaaaaaaagcctTGTTAAGTTAggaattttttaattatgacATTCCCTTCTCGTTTTAAGTgaaacatatttttaattatattgaatgaaaataaaatatactccaaaaaatactagtaataaaatagagattacattatattaataatttatatttgttcATAAAAAATCTAGTCCATTCTTCCACAAAACTATAATATCCAATTCTACTCTTTAAAttcttttgttttcattttataaacatGGACCATTACTAAAGAGTAAttgccaaaattggtcctgaacatatgtttATTTTACGATAAATGGACCATATTTTACTAAagagtaaatgccaaaattagtcctgaacatatgtccaTTTTACGATCAGTGACTGTTAAATATTAACAGAATTGTTAGCGGAGGACCAAAattgatccgagttgaaatatTCGGgatacaaaaattca
This portion of the Salvia splendens isolate huo1 chromosome 10, SspV2, whole genome shotgun sequence genome encodes:
- the LOC121753037 gene encoding cytochrome b5 domain-containing protein RLF-like, giving the protein MADDDDFTFCPAGPPLDGFATEKASDAVSQIRIDDGENTADRSSTENSGSIWKVNASSQKQETVGSLSFNVIDASSRGAGQQWPKQPIQDGAGSSAKASVELKAPSRKPATRNKVPFEKGYSQMDWLKLTRTHPDLAGLKGQSNKRLISLNEVKQHQSEGSMWTVLKGRVYNIAPYMKFHPGGVDYLMKAVGKDCTSLFNKYHAWVNAEFLIEKCLVGILDEGK